The following are from one region of the Nicotiana tomentosiformis chromosome 7, ASM39032v3, whole genome shotgun sequence genome:
- the LOC104098337 gene encoding cation/H(+) antiporter 15-like isoform X3 has product MGPSIMGSHHSIREAFFLPESFYVMDTLAYFGLMLFLFLVGVKMDLNMLWNTGRRAVIIGLATFLFPLILSFIISQCFLHSLALEQRIHRSLLWVASLQSMSSFHVTNCLLTDLKLLNSEIGKLALSSSMISGTCAWFWISIIFTGKQSIGEHKKGSLLLMFLFVAIMLILLGCLVRPLVQRMARRSEGKKSVSESHIFEIFIMVMASALFGEIVGQHFLFGPMLLGLAIPDGPPIGSTLITKLDSFISYVLLPLYVVISGTKLDFSLITWRHFGIIETLAVFSFLSKVVATMIPCLFTRMAKRDAFCLGIVLSCQGITDVVILQRAVYINLIDHESYTIMLLSIIIFAGVFTPVIKYMYNPSRMYTTCKRRTMEDTKVTDELRLLACLHHQEHTPSIIKLLEATYPNPHNPVCFYVVHLIDLRGRATPTIVAHHRGKKETTLEESDHIINALRLYEKQSHGNITFCPFSAISPYATMHNDVCHLAMDKRAAFVVVPFHKHWAIHTSEAEANCIRNVNRKILTMAPCSVGVFIDRSTSSTNTPLTNVYNICVLLIGGQDDREALAYANRMAIHPNVGVTLVRLIERKKLDNFNYTQDMVKDAEAINAFREANMNNKLCIYEEEEVKDSVGVVSVIRKMENCFDLIIVGRHHDCNSALLGGLREWSEFPELGFIGDMLASSDTNYEVSVLIVQQQAFPEDKLQLENPNSAAAVNMNI; this is encoded by the exons ATGGGTCCTTCAATCATGGGATCGCACCATTCTATCAGGGAGGCATTTTTCTTACCTGAAAGTTTCTATGTGATGGACACCTTAGCCTACTTTGGTTTAATGCTATTTTTGTTCCTCGTGGGAGTGAAAATGGATTTGAATATGCTTTGGAATACAGGAAGGAGGGCAGTGATCATAGGCCTAGCTACCTTCTTATTCCCCTTAATACTTAGCTTTATAATTTCTCAATGTTTCTTACATTCACTTGCCCTGGAACAGAGAATCCACAGATCATTGCTTTGGGTTGCCTCATTGCAATCCATGAGTTCCTTCCATGTAACCAATTGTCTCTTAACTGATCTGAAGCTACTGAATTCGGAGATAGGTAAGCTTGCTTTATCGTCGTCCATGATTAGTGGAACGTGCGCGTGGTTCTGGATCAGCATCATATTCACCGGAAAGCAGAGTATTGGAGAACACAAAAAGGGGAGTTTGTTACTAATGTTCTTATTTGTAGCCATCATGCTGATCCTTCTTGGATGCCTCGTCCGTCCGCTCGTGCAGAGGATGGCCAGACGATCCGAGGGTAAGAAATCAGTGAGTGAGAGCCACATTTTCGAGATATTCATAATGGTGATGGCTAGTGCACTTTTTGGTGAAATTGTTGGGCAACATTTTCTATTTGGACCGATGCTTTTAGGCCTGGCTATACCTGATGGACCGCCTATAGGTTCCACCTTGATCACTAAGCTTGACAGCTTCATCTCTTATGTCCTCCTTCCGCTCTATGTTGTAATCAGTGGTACAAAGCTTGATTTCTCGCTGATAACATGGAGGCATTTCGGTATCATTGAGACATTGGCTGTATTCTCTTTCCTCTCCAAGGTAGTCGCGACAATGATACCATGTCTCTTCACCAGAATGGCCAAAAGAGATGCATTTTGCCTAGGCATTGTCCTCAGCTGCCAAGGAATCACCGATGTTGTCATTCTACAACGAGCCGTTTACATTAAT CTAATTGATCATGAATCATATACAATTATGTTGTTGTCCATTATCATCTTTGCTGGAGTTTTTACCCCCGTcataaaatatatgtataatccATCAAGAATGTACACCACATGCAAGAGGAGGACAATGGAAGATACAAAAGTCACAGATGAACTCCGATTGCTCGCTTGCCTTCATCATCAAGAACATACACCTTCAATCATCAAGCTACTCGAGGCCACGTACCCGAATCCACATAACCCAGTTTGCTTCTATGTCGTCCACTTAATTGACCTCAGAGGCAGAGCTACACCAACAATAGTGGCTCATCACCGTGGAAAGAAAGAAACTACACTTGAAGAATCAGATCACATCATAAATGCTCTGAGGTTATACGAGAAGCAAAGTCACGGAAACATCACAttctgccccttttctgccaTTTCTCCCTATGCAACAATGCACAATGATGTCTGTCACCTAGCTATGGACAAAAGAGCCGCCTTTGTAGTTGTACCCTTTCATAAACACTGGGCTATCCACACTTCAGAGGCAGAGGCAAATTGCATTAGGAATGTGAACCGTAAGATTCTAACAATGGCACCATGTTCTGTCGGTGTATTCATTGATCGCAGCACTAGCAGCACAAACACACCTCTGACAAATGTCTATAACATTTGTGTCCTTTTGATAGGCGGGCAGGACGATCGAGAGGCATTAGCCTATGCTAATCGGATGGCTATACATCCCAACGTGGGAGTGACACTTGTCCGGTTAATAGAACGTAAGAAATTGGACAACTTCAACTACACACAAGACATGGTAAAAGATGCAGAAGCCATCAATGCATTTAGAGAAGCTAACATGAACAACAAATTAtgcatttatgaagaagaagaggTAAAAGACAGTGTAGGAGTTGTTAGTGTAATTAGGAAAATGGAAAATTGTTTTGACTTGATCATAGTAGGGAGACACCATGATTGTAACTCAGCATTGTTAGGAGGACTTAGAGAATGGAGTGAGTTTCCAGAATTAGGGTTTATAGGGGACATGTTGGCTTCTTCCGACACAAATTATGAGGTATCAGTCTTAATAGTGCAACAACAAGCTTTTCCAGAGGACAAATTACAGCTTGAAAATCCCAATTCGGCTGCTGCTGTAAATATGAACATTTAA
- the LOC104098337 gene encoding cation/H(+) antiporter 15-like isoform X1 produces the protein MDSNDVNETSTICFLTKHYGINRGVFFGDDPLNFVNPMVLAQISLCGIFTSLFQFFLAPLGVTNFVSQMLVGFVMGPSIMGSHHSIREAFFLPESFYVMDTLAYFGLMLFLFLVGVKMDLNMLWNTGRRAVIIGLATFLFPLILSFIISQCFLHSLALEQRIHRSLLWVASLQSMSSFHVTNCLLTDLKLLNSEIGKLALSSSMISGTCAWFWISIIFTGKQSIGEHKKGSLLLMFLFVAIMLILLGCLVRPLVQRMARRSEGKKSVSESHIFEIFIMVMASALFGEIVGQHFLFGPMLLGLAIPDGPPIGSTLITKLDSFISYVLLPLYVVISGTKLDFSLITWRHFGIIETLAVFSFLSKVVATMIPCLFTRMAKRDAFCLGIVLSCQGITDVVILQRAVYINLIDHESYTIMLLSIIIFAGVFTPVIKYMYNPSRMYTTCKRRTMEDTKVTDELRLLACLHHQEHTPSIIKLLEATYPNPHNPVCFYVVHLIDLRGRATPTIVAHHRGKKETTLEESDHIINALRLYEKQSHGNITFCPFSAISPYATMHNDVCHLAMDKRAAFVVVPFHKHWAIHTSEAEANCIRNVNRKILTMAPCSVGVFIDRSTSSTNTPLTNVYNICVLLIGGQDDREALAYANRMAIHPNVGVTLVRLIERKKLDNFNYTQDMVKDAEAINAFREANMNNKLCIYEEEEVKDSVGVVSVIRKMENCFDLIIVGRHHDCNSALLGGLREWSEFPELGFIGDMLASSDTNYEVSVLIVQQQAFPEDKLQLENPNSAAAVNMNI, from the exons ATGGACAGTAACGACGTTAATGAGACTAGTACAATTTGTTTCTTAACGAAACATTATGGAATCAACAGAGGGGTTTTCTTTGGTGATGATCCATTAAACTTCGTGAATCCCATGGTTTTGGCTCAAATTTCTCTCTGTGGCATTTTCACTTCTCTTTTCCAGTTCTTTCTTGCCCCTCTTGGGGTAACCAATTTTGTGTCGCAGATGCTG GTAGGATTTGTAATGGGTCCTTCAATCATGGGATCGCACCATTCTATCAGGGAGGCATTTTTCTTACCTGAAAGTTTCTATGTGATGGACACCTTAGCCTACTTTGGTTTAATGCTATTTTTGTTCCTCGTGGGAGTGAAAATGGATTTGAATATGCTTTGGAATACAGGAAGGAGGGCAGTGATCATAGGCCTAGCTACCTTCTTATTCCCCTTAATACTTAGCTTTATAATTTCTCAATGTTTCTTACATTCACTTGCCCTGGAACAGAGAATCCACAGATCATTGCTTTGGGTTGCCTCATTGCAATCCATGAGTTCCTTCCATGTAACCAATTGTCTCTTAACTGATCTGAAGCTACTGAATTCGGAGATAGGTAAGCTTGCTTTATCGTCGTCCATGATTAGTGGAACGTGCGCGTGGTTCTGGATCAGCATCATATTCACCGGAAAGCAGAGTATTGGAGAACACAAAAAGGGGAGTTTGTTACTAATGTTCTTATTTGTAGCCATCATGCTGATCCTTCTTGGATGCCTCGTCCGTCCGCTCGTGCAGAGGATGGCCAGACGATCCGAGGGTAAGAAATCAGTGAGTGAGAGCCACATTTTCGAGATATTCATAATGGTGATGGCTAGTGCACTTTTTGGTGAAATTGTTGGGCAACATTTTCTATTTGGACCGATGCTTTTAGGCCTGGCTATACCTGATGGACCGCCTATAGGTTCCACCTTGATCACTAAGCTTGACAGCTTCATCTCTTATGTCCTCCTTCCGCTCTATGTTGTAATCAGTGGTACAAAGCTTGATTTCTCGCTGATAACATGGAGGCATTTCGGTATCATTGAGACATTGGCTGTATTCTCTTTCCTCTCCAAGGTAGTCGCGACAATGATACCATGTCTCTTCACCAGAATGGCCAAAAGAGATGCATTTTGCCTAGGCATTGTCCTCAGCTGCCAAGGAATCACCGATGTTGTCATTCTACAACGAGCCGTTTACATTAAT CTAATTGATCATGAATCATATACAATTATGTTGTTGTCCATTATCATCTTTGCTGGAGTTTTTACCCCCGTcataaaatatatgtataatccATCAAGAATGTACACCACATGCAAGAGGAGGACAATGGAAGATACAAAAGTCACAGATGAACTCCGATTGCTCGCTTGCCTTCATCATCAAGAACATACACCTTCAATCATCAAGCTACTCGAGGCCACGTACCCGAATCCACATAACCCAGTTTGCTTCTATGTCGTCCACTTAATTGACCTCAGAGGCAGAGCTACACCAACAATAGTGGCTCATCACCGTGGAAAGAAAGAAACTACACTTGAAGAATCAGATCACATCATAAATGCTCTGAGGTTATACGAGAAGCAAAGTCACGGAAACATCACAttctgccccttttctgccaTTTCTCCCTATGCAACAATGCACAATGATGTCTGTCACCTAGCTATGGACAAAAGAGCCGCCTTTGTAGTTGTACCCTTTCATAAACACTGGGCTATCCACACTTCAGAGGCAGAGGCAAATTGCATTAGGAATGTGAACCGTAAGATTCTAACAATGGCACCATGTTCTGTCGGTGTATTCATTGATCGCAGCACTAGCAGCACAAACACACCTCTGACAAATGTCTATAACATTTGTGTCCTTTTGATAGGCGGGCAGGACGATCGAGAGGCATTAGCCTATGCTAATCGGATGGCTATACATCCCAACGTGGGAGTGACACTTGTCCGGTTAATAGAACGTAAGAAATTGGACAACTTCAACTACACACAAGACATGGTAAAAGATGCAGAAGCCATCAATGCATTTAGAGAAGCTAACATGAACAACAAATTAtgcatttatgaagaagaagaggTAAAAGACAGTGTAGGAGTTGTTAGTGTAATTAGGAAAATGGAAAATTGTTTTGACTTGATCATAGTAGGGAGACACCATGATTGTAACTCAGCATTGTTAGGAGGACTTAGAGAATGGAGTGAGTTTCCAGAATTAGGGTTTATAGGGGACATGTTGGCTTCTTCCGACACAAATTATGAGGTATCAGTCTTAATAGTGCAACAACAAGCTTTTCCAGAGGACAAATTACAGCTTGAAAATCCCAATTCGGCTGCTGCTGTAAATATGAACATTTAA
- the LOC104098337 gene encoding cation/H(+) antiporter 15-like isoform X2, translating into MDSNDVNETSTICFLTKHYGINRGVFFGDDPLNFVNPMVLAQISLCGIFTSLFQFFLAPLGVTNFVSQMLVGFVMGPSIMGSHHSIREAFFLPESFYVMDTLAYFGLMLFLFLVGVKMDLNMLWNTGRRAVIIGLATFLFPLILSFIISQCFLHSLALEQRIHRSLLWVASLQSMSSFHVTNCLLTDLKLLNSEIGKLALSSSMISGTCAWFWISIIFTGKQSIGEHKKGSLLLMFLFVAIMLILLGCLVRPLVQRMARRSEGKKSVSESHIFEIFIMVMASALFGEIVGQHFLFGPMLLGLAIPDGPPIGSTLITKLDSFISYVLLPLYVVISGTKLDFSLITWRHFGIIETLAVFSFLSKVVATMIPCLFTRMAKRDAFCLGIVLSCQGITDVVILQRAVYINLIDHESYTIMLLSIIIFAGVFTPVIKYMYNPSRMYTTCKRRTMEDTKVTDELRLLACLHHQEHTPSIIKLLEATYPNPHNPVCFYVVHLIDLRGRATPTIVAHHRGKKETTLEESDHIINALRLYEKQSHGNITFCPFSAISPYATMHNDVCHLAMDKRAAFVVVPFHKHWAIHTSEAEANCIRNVNRGQDDREALAYANRMAIHPNVGVTLVRLIERKKLDNFNYTQDMVKDAEAINAFREANMNNKLCIYEEEEVKDSVGVVSVIRKMENCFDLIIVGRHHDCNSALLGGLREWSEFPELGFIGDMLASSDTNYEVSVLIVQQQAFPEDKLQLENPNSAAAVNMNI; encoded by the exons ATGGACAGTAACGACGTTAATGAGACTAGTACAATTTGTTTCTTAACGAAACATTATGGAATCAACAGAGGGGTTTTCTTTGGTGATGATCCATTAAACTTCGTGAATCCCATGGTTTTGGCTCAAATTTCTCTCTGTGGCATTTTCACTTCTCTTTTCCAGTTCTTTCTTGCCCCTCTTGGGGTAACCAATTTTGTGTCGCAGATGCTG GTAGGATTTGTAATGGGTCCTTCAATCATGGGATCGCACCATTCTATCAGGGAGGCATTTTTCTTACCTGAAAGTTTCTATGTGATGGACACCTTAGCCTACTTTGGTTTAATGCTATTTTTGTTCCTCGTGGGAGTGAAAATGGATTTGAATATGCTTTGGAATACAGGAAGGAGGGCAGTGATCATAGGCCTAGCTACCTTCTTATTCCCCTTAATACTTAGCTTTATAATTTCTCAATGTTTCTTACATTCACTTGCCCTGGAACAGAGAATCCACAGATCATTGCTTTGGGTTGCCTCATTGCAATCCATGAGTTCCTTCCATGTAACCAATTGTCTCTTAACTGATCTGAAGCTACTGAATTCGGAGATAGGTAAGCTTGCTTTATCGTCGTCCATGATTAGTGGAACGTGCGCGTGGTTCTGGATCAGCATCATATTCACCGGAAAGCAGAGTATTGGAGAACACAAAAAGGGGAGTTTGTTACTAATGTTCTTATTTGTAGCCATCATGCTGATCCTTCTTGGATGCCTCGTCCGTCCGCTCGTGCAGAGGATGGCCAGACGATCCGAGGGTAAGAAATCAGTGAGTGAGAGCCACATTTTCGAGATATTCATAATGGTGATGGCTAGTGCACTTTTTGGTGAAATTGTTGGGCAACATTTTCTATTTGGACCGATGCTTTTAGGCCTGGCTATACCTGATGGACCGCCTATAGGTTCCACCTTGATCACTAAGCTTGACAGCTTCATCTCTTATGTCCTCCTTCCGCTCTATGTTGTAATCAGTGGTACAAAGCTTGATTTCTCGCTGATAACATGGAGGCATTTCGGTATCATTGAGACATTGGCTGTATTCTCTTTCCTCTCCAAGGTAGTCGCGACAATGATACCATGTCTCTTCACCAGAATGGCCAAAAGAGATGCATTTTGCCTAGGCATTGTCCTCAGCTGCCAAGGAATCACCGATGTTGTCATTCTACAACGAGCCGTTTACATTAAT CTAATTGATCATGAATCATATACAATTATGTTGTTGTCCATTATCATCTTTGCTGGAGTTTTTACCCCCGTcataaaatatatgtataatccATCAAGAATGTACACCACATGCAAGAGGAGGACAATGGAAGATACAAAAGTCACAGATGAACTCCGATTGCTCGCTTGCCTTCATCATCAAGAACATACACCTTCAATCATCAAGCTACTCGAGGCCACGTACCCGAATCCACATAACCCAGTTTGCTTCTATGTCGTCCACTTAATTGACCTCAGAGGCAGAGCTACACCAACAATAGTGGCTCATCACCGTGGAAAGAAAGAAACTACACTTGAAGAATCAGATCACATCATAAATGCTCTGAGGTTATACGAGAAGCAAAGTCACGGAAACATCACAttctgccccttttctgccaTTTCTCCCTATGCAACAATGCACAATGATGTCTGTCACCTAGCTATGGACAAAAGAGCCGCCTTTGTAGTTGTACCCTTTCATAAACACTGGGCTATCCACACTTCAGAGGCAGAGGCAAATTGCATTAGGAATGTGAACC GCGGGCAGGACGATCGAGAGGCATTAGCCTATGCTAATCGGATGGCTATACATCCCAACGTGGGAGTGACACTTGTCCGGTTAATAGAACGTAAGAAATTGGACAACTTCAACTACACACAAGACATGGTAAAAGATGCAGAAGCCATCAATGCATTTAGAGAAGCTAACATGAACAACAAATTAtgcatttatgaagaagaagaggTAAAAGACAGTGTAGGAGTTGTTAGTGTAATTAGGAAAATGGAAAATTGTTTTGACTTGATCATAGTAGGGAGACACCATGATTGTAACTCAGCATTGTTAGGAGGACTTAGAGAATGGAGTGAGTTTCCAGAATTAGGGTTTATAGGGGACATGTTGGCTTCTTCCGACACAAATTATGAGGTATCAGTCTTAATAGTGCAACAACAAGCTTTTCCAGAGGACAAATTACAGCTTGAAAATCCCAATTCGGCTGCTGCTGTAAATATGAACATTTAA